CTTGCTGCATCGTGAGCGTGTGTCCCATCCGCTCCAGCCGCCGCAGCTCCCGCGGCGCAAAGCCCTGCGCCTCATAACGGATCGCATCCGGTAGCGCCTGGTGGTGCATCCGCGGTGCCCGCATCGCGTCCACCAACGACATCCCGTGCTCGATCACGTTCAGGATCACCTGCGAGGTGGCTGTGATGATCGTCGGCCCCCCCGCCGCGCCGACCACGAGCAGCACCTGCCCTTCGCGGTCCAGCACGATCGTCGGTGACATCGCGCTGAGCATGCGCTTGCTAGGCTGGATGGCGTTGGCCTCGCCCTGCACCAGCCCGAACATGTTCGCCGTGCCCGGCTGCGCGGCGAAGTCGTCCATCTCGTTGTTCATGAAGAAGCCGCCGCCCGGTACCCACACCGCCGAGCCATAGCCGCCGTTGATCGTCGTCGTCGTCGCGACGGCGTTGCCCTTGGCATCCACCACGGAGTAGTGCGTCGTGTGCTCTGGCTCGGGCGCGGCGTCGAATGCCGGCGTCTCCGAGGCTTTCCGCGGATTGATGTCCGACGCCAGCTTCGCGGCGTAGTCCTTGGAGGTCAGCTCATCGCGCGGCACGGGCACAAAATCGGCATCGGCCAGCTTCGCGTTGCGATCCATGAACGACCGCCGGAACGTCTCGGCCAAGAGGTGCACGTACTGCGCCGTGCCGAACGGCGGCAGCGGCGCGAATTGTTCGAGGATGTTGAAGCTCTCCGTCATCGTGATGCCACCCGAGCTCGCCGGCGGCATCGTGATCAGCGTGTAGCCGCGGTAGGTCGAGATCACGGGCTCGCGCCACTTGGCCTCGTAGCGCCGCAGGTCCTCGCGCGTGATGATGCCACCGCCGCGCTGCATCTCATCCACGATGGTCTGGCCCACCGGCCCATCGTAGAACGCCTTGGGGCCCTGGTCGGCAATCAGCTGCAGCGAGCGAGCCAGGTCGGACTGCACGAGCATCCCGCCGGGCGGCACGGGCGCACCGCCGGGATAGAACAGCGCGCAGCCGGCGAAGCGGCAGAGGCGTTCCTGGCTGCCACGCAACGACCGGAAGAGCGCGCTGTCCACCGCGAAGCCATCACGCGCCAAGCGGATCGCCGGCGCCATCACCTGCGCCAGACGCATCGTGCCGAAGCGCTCCAACGCCGCGTTCATTCCAGCCACCGCGCCGGGTACGCCGGACGCCAAGTGTCCGACCACGCTGCGGTCGGTGAGCTTGCCCATCGAGTCCACGTACATATCGCGCGTGGCCGCCAACGGGGCGATCTCGCGGTAGTCGAGCGCCGCCGTCCGCCCGTCGGCCATGCGGATCGTCATGAATCCGCCGCCGCCGATGTTCCCGGCAAACGGATACGTCACCGCCAGCGCGAAGCCCACGGCCACGGCGGCATCCACCGCGTTGCCACCGGCTTCGAGGATCTCCTTGCCCGCCTCGGACGCCAGGTCGCTGTTGCTCGAGACCATTGCCGAGGCCCCGAACGATGCTTCCTTGACGTCGTTGAGGCGCCAGCCCCCGGGGAAGGTGCCCGAGTAGCGCGCATCAGTGGTGGAACTCGTCGAGCGGCAGGCCGTCAGCGCAAAGGTCGCTGCCAGCAGCAGCGCGCCGGGCCGCCGCATTCCGCGAAAGAAGGCCAACATCGTCTACCGTCCTCCCCGGAGCCGGTACCGCAGCCCCAGTCTCGTGGCGTACTGCGTCTGCGAGCGCCGCGCGCCCGCCGGAAGTCCTTCCTTGGAGCCAATCGTCGTGCCGGCGTCCTGGACCAGCGTGACCGCCGCGCGCTCGCCAAGCGGGAAGGCGAAACCGTAGCCGATCACGATCGACAGCGCATTGCGTGGCTTGCTCTCCTCGCTCGAGAGGACGGCCTCGCCCGAGTAGTTGGTCCACTGCGCCCAGCCCGCGCTGACCTCGAGCAGTTGGTGGAACACCCGCGCCTCAGGCGAACGGAACGTCGCCATCACTTGGCGGAACTGGATCTCGCCGTCGGCGCCCGGTGCGCTGCTGAAGGCCACCGGCACGGTGGCGATGGTTCCGGTCACTCCGAGGCTGCCGGAACGCAGGCCGAAGTCGACGCCCAGTCGGTACTGGAACGCCTCGCCGAAGGCCCAAAGCGCGCCACTCTGGCCGTCCACTCGATCCGTGGTTTGGAAGTAGCCGACGTGCGCCTGGATGCCGATGGGGCGGTCCGACGCGTCCGAGGAGGGGACACGAATGATCTGGGCGGCACTCGAGGTGCCGATGGCGGCGTTGCAGACTGCCGCGGCGCCGAGGAGGCGCAACCGGGTGCGGAGGCTCATCACGCCCGATAACTTAGGGCGCAGGTCGCCACCGCGACACCGAGCCCACCCCGACTCCCCCATCGTGCTCGATCCCAGGGTCACCGAGCGTCGCAATCCCCGCAGCGCCGACATCGATCTCGCCTCGCCGCTCGAGATCGTGGACCTGATGAACGCCGAGGACCGGACCGTGGCCGACGCCGTGGCCACGCAGCGCGAGGCCATCGCCAGCGCCATCGCGTTGGTGGAGCAGGCCTTCCGCGCGGGGCATCGGCTCTACTATGTCGGCGCCGGGACCTCTGGCCGACTTGGCGTGCTGGACGCCTCAGAGTGTCCGCCAACCTTCGGCAGCGATCCCGAACTGGTGCAGGGCATCATCGCGGGCGGACCCGCGGCTCTGACGCGTTCTCAGGAGGGCGCCGAGGACCGGCTGGAAGACGCCGCCCGCGACCTGACTGCCGCGGGCGTGGCGGCGGGCGATGTCGTGATCGGCATCGCGGCGAGCGGCACCACGCCATACGTGCGTGCTTCACTGCGGCACGCCAAGGGGATCGGCGCCCACCCGGTGATCCTCGCCTGCTCACCGCCGCCGGCGGACGCCCTGGCCGACTGCGAGATCGCCATCCTGCCCATCACCGGACCAGAGGTCGTCACGGGCTCCACGCGGCTCAAGGCAGGAACGGCCACCAAGCTCGTGCTCAACACAATCACGACGGGTGCGATGATCCGCATCGGCAAGACCTACGGCAACCTGATGGTGGACCTGAAGGCGACGAACGACAAGCTGCGCGATCGTGCCGTACGGATGGTCCTCACGCTCTGCGGCGGATCACGCGATGGCGCGCGCGAACTGCTTGGGCGCGCCGATGGTTCGGTGAAGCTGGCGCTGGTGATGCAGAAGCTGGGCGTGTCCGCCGACGAGGCGCGTGCGAAGCTCGAGCAGGCCGGCGGCGTCGTACGACGTGTCATCCTCGACGCCCCGCCTGCCGTGGAGCGCGAGTGATCGGCGACGTGCTTGTCGGCTTGATGTCCGGCACTTCGCTCGACGGCATCACCGCTGCTGTCGTGCGCTTTGAGGAAGACGAGCAGGGGAATCCCTCGCCGTCGCTGCTCGCCCACGTGACGCGCCCCTACGCCGCTGCCGAACGCGCGCGACTCGCCGCCGCGCTCTCGGGCGTCTCGCCCGCCGAGTACGCGGCCCTCGACTTCGCGCTCGGTGGCTGGCTCGCCGAGGCGGCCCTCGCCGCCGTCGCCGAGTCCGGTGTGGCGCGCGAGGACATCCGTGCCATCGCCTCGCACGGCCACACGGTGTGGCACAGCCCGCGTGAGGCCACCTGGCAGTTCGGCCAGCCGGCGGTCATCGCCGAGCGGCTCGGCGTCGACGTCATCGCCGACTTCCGCGTGCGCGACGTAGCCGCCGGTGGCGAAGGTGCCCCGCTGGTGCCGATCGCCGACGCGATGCTTTTCTCGCGCGACGACGGCTGGCGGCTGCTGCAGAACCTCGGCGGCATCGGCAACGTCACCGTACTGCCGCCGCGCGCTTCGGGAGACGACGCCCTCACCGCCGTGCGCGCCTTCGACACGGGCCCCGGCGTCTGCGTGATCGACGGCGTCGTGCGCCTGCTGCGTCCCGAGATGGACTTCGATCGCGACGGCAAGCTGGCCGCAGCAGGGCGACCCATCGAGTCGGTAGTCGAGTTCCTCCTCGCCGACCCCTGGTTCGACGCCCCGCCGCCCAAGAGCACCGGCCGCGAACGCTTCACCGCCGCGTACATCGCCGACGTCATCGCGCGCTGCCGCAGTGCCAAGCCGCACTGCAGCGACGAGGACATCGTGGCCACGGCCACCTGGCTCACCGCGCGCAGCATCGCCCGCGCTGTCGAGCGCTTCGTGCCGCAGCCAGTGGCCGACGTGCTGCTCTCCGGCGGCGGTGCGCGGAATCCAGCCCTGCGCGAAGCCATCGCAATGTCGCTGAGCCCGCGACTCGTGCGGCCCTTCGGCGAGCTCTACTTCGACGGCGACGCCAAGGAAGCCGTTGCATTTGCCTTCCTCGGCTGGCTGCACCTACGCGGCCTGCCGGGGAACGTGGTCGGCGCCACGGGCGCGCGTGGCCCACGCGTCCTCGGCGCCCGCTACCCGGCGTGAGCGACCCACTCGCCGCGCTGTTCGTTCCCGAACTGCGCTGGGACCGCGATCACGGCTTCTCCCATCTCATCGAGTTGGTCGAGGAATGCCTCGCGCTCGGCGTCGGGGGATTCGTGCTGCGCGGCGGGCCCCGCGAGGCGGCGCGTGCGTTCATTGCGGAGTTGCAGTCGGCGTCGCGCCTGGGATTGCTCATTGCCGCGGAGGCGGAGCGCGGGGCGGGGCAGGCGTTCACCGATGCGACGGGCCTGCCGCCTGCCGCCGCACTCGGCGTGCTGCGCGACGAACAGCTCGTGCGCCGCGCCGCGAGGCTCACTGCGCGCGAACTGCGCGCGATCGGCGTGAACTGGGCGCTGGCGCCCTGCGCCGACCTTGCCCTGACAACGGAGAACCCACTGCTCGGCTCGCGTAGCTTCGGTGCCGACGTGCAGAAGGTGGCCGAGTGGGTCGTGGCCTGGAGCGACACTTGCCAGGCCGAGGGCGTGATGGCCTGCGGCCTGCATCTGCCGGGAGTCGGTCGACTCCACACTGATCCGGCGCTCGACACCAACGCCGCGATCACCGCGTCCGGAGAAACGCTTTGGAACGCAGATCTGGTCCCGTTCCGCGCGCTGGTGGACGCCGGCGTGGCAACGCTTCTCGTCTCACAGGTGTCGTATCCCCAGTTGGATACGAGTGCCGTCCCCGCCGCGCAGTCGGCGCTTGTGCTGGAGCGACTCCTGCGCGGCGAACTCGGCTTCGAGGGACTGTTGGTGAGCGATGCGCCTGGCCAGGCCGCCGCGATGCGCGGTGGCACCGAAGCGGATGCAGCGCTGCGAGCGATCGCGGCGGGCTGTGATCTCGCGCTCGCGCCCAGCGATGTCGCCGCGGCGGTCGAAGGCGTGGATGCCGCGTTGCGCGATGGCGCGCTGCATCCCGACCGCGTGGACGCCGCGCTTGAGCGGCGGCACTTCTGGGCCGAGTGGGCTCGCGGCGAGGTGCTGCGTGAGGCCACACTCGACGATGTGCTCTGGGCACGCCAGGTTGCCGACACCGTCGTGCACGCCACGCGCGGCGTCATCGCAAACGTTGGGCCCGTGGTCGACGTCATACTGGTGGACGACGACGCCGATCGGGCTTGGGAGAATGCCGAGCGGCGCTGTGCGCCGTTGCTCGAGACGCTGCGCGCCGTGGGTCTCGCGCCGCGTGTGGTCGAGGGTCCGACGGACGAGGGCCGCGGCGCCGTGCTGGTGGTTGTGCTGGGAGAGCCGCGGCAAGGTCGCGGTCGTGCGGGGTACCGCGAGGACACGCGTCGACGCGTGGCCCGCGCGGTGTCGGAGTCGCGTGCGGCACGACGGTCGGTGCTGGGACTGGTGTTCGGGCCACCCGCGCTGGCCGAGGAACTCCCGGAGTTGCCGAATCTCGTCTGCGCGTGGAGCGGCGATCGCGCGATGCAAGCAGCGGCTGCGCGGCGATTGGCGTAACAATCCGAACCTCGCAGCGACGTTGTTCCGTACGTACCTTAGCAAGCCAAGACTGAGTAGACATTGACCGACGACTTCACCCAGACCCTGCAGGACGCACTCGCCCCGGGCTACACGCTCGAGCGGGAGCTGTCTGGTGGCGGGATGAGTCGAGTGTTCGTGGCCACGGACACGGCGCTGGGCCGCAAGGTGGTCGTGAAGGTGCTGCCGCCCGAGCTCGCCGCGGGCGTGAACCACGAGCGGTTCCGCCGCGAGATCCAGGTCGCCGCGCAGCTGCAGCATCCGCACATCGTGCCGCTGCTCTCCGCCGGTGAGCAGGGCGCGCTGATCTGGTACACGATGCCCTATATCAACGGGCACTCGTTGCGCGACGCACTGGCCCGCGGCGAGACCTACTCGCCAAAGGATGTCATCCGCTTGATGCGCGAGGTGGCCGAGGGCCTTGAGTACGCGCACGGGCTCGGCGTGGTGCACCGCGATATCAAGCCGGGCAACGTATTGGTGCAGGGCACTCACGCACTGGTCACCGACTTCGGCGTGAGCAAGGCCATCTCGGCGGCGATGCCGACCTCCGGCTACACAAGCGCCGGCATGGCAATTGGCACGCCGGCGTATATGGCGCCGGAGCAGATCGCGGCGGACCCCGCCGCCGACCATCGCATGGATCTCTATGCGTTGGGCCTGCTCGCCTACGAACTGCTGTCGGGCAAGGTGCCGTTCAAGGAGGCCTCGCCGCAGCAGACGATGGCGGCGCAGCTCACGCGCGATCCCGAGCCCATCGAGAAGATCCGGCCGGATGTGCCGGCGCCGCTGGCCGCGCTGGTGCGCCAGTTGCTCGCCAAGCTGCCCTCCGAGCGGCCGGCCAGCGCGCAGGCGGTGGTCGAGGCGCTGGATGGCATTCCGCTCTCGGGTGAGACGGCGGCCTTCCGGGCGATGCCGCGCCCGCGACGGCAGCGGGCGCAGACCGCCGTCGCGGCCTTGGTCGGCCTCGCGCTTGTTGCGGCCGCGTGGGCGATGGGGCAGCGACAGGGCTCCGAGGCCGTCGTGACGCAACTGCGCGACTCGCTGGCCGCAGCGGAGTCCCTGCAAGCCTGGGCGCCGACCGCGGCATTGCTCACACGTGAAGACTCCATCGCAATTGCCAACGCCGTGAGCGAGCGGATGGCGGCGCGGCCCACGCCGACGACCACGCGTGGCCGTCGCGACGATGCGCGCAACAACCTGCTTGTGGCGGATTCCATCCGCGTGCAGGTACAACGCATGGTCCTCGACTCGCTCCTGCGCCGGCAGGCGCTTGACGCCGCCGAGGCACAGGAGGTCGCGGCCGGCGTGAATGCCGCGCTGCAGGTGGCCGGGAACGTCCTGTCAACGGTCGTGCCCGAGGTCGCCGAGACGCCGCGCGTGGGTGTGCGCGACGGTCCGCGCGATGGTCCGCGCGAAGGGGCAACGGCTTTCCGCCTTGCGCCGCCCGAGGTTCGCGAGCCACCGCTGCTGCGCGGTCCGCGCCGTGTGGTGATCGCACCGCCGCGCTCCTCACGGGGTCGCCCCGATCTCGACGCCGTCGCGGCGACGCTGGTGGACACGCTGCGCCGCGCCATCGACACTCACCCGCGTTATGTCGCGGTCGCGCAGGACTCCGTGACCGCGGCACTCGCGTCCTCGCGCACCGTCAACGCGGTGCAGGAACGGCTCGACGCCGACCTCATCATCTCGTTCACGCTGATCCCCGCACGGGACAGCGTCGTGCGCCTGGTACAGATCCGCGATCTCACGGCGGCCCGCGGCTTCGAGATGCGCGTGGTCAGCACGACGGTGCCCGCGTCTGACCCCGCCGGCGGACTTGATCGGCTAGTTCCGATGACGCTGCGCACGATGCAGCAGTTGGAGCGCGAGACCGCGCGGCAGACGCTGCGGCCGCGCGATCCGCAGCCGCCTCGCGAGGCGCCGAAGCCCTAGCGCAGAATCTCGAGCGCGTCCATCGGCAGCATGGACGCCAAGCGGCTCGACGGCACCGCGTACACGATGCGCCCCCCACTTTCCGTGGCGCCGCCGTAGATCACGCCCATCACGTGGCCGTTGCTGTCGAAGACTGGCGAGCCACTGGATCCCTGCGCCGCAAAGGCATCGAGCTGCACCGTCTCGGCGAGGATACGGCTTACCGTGCCCACGCTGAGCGTGGCGGTGGGGCGCAGGGTGTTGATGTTGCCGCCCATTCCCTCGAGCCCGGTGCCCAGCGGGTAGCCGAGGATCGCCGCCGGTGCGCCGAGTCGTGTGGCCGCACCGTTGCGGGCCACGCCGCGCACCACCGGGTAACGGCCACTGGTCGTGATACGCAGCAGCGCAATCTCGTCCGTCGCGCTCACCAGTTCGATGCTCGCGCGCTTCCACTCGCCGCTGGTCCCATCGAAGGCCACTGCGATACGCTGCGCCCGCGTGCCGTCCTCCCGCTGCACCACGTGGCGGTTCGTGACGATCAGGCCGCTCTCGAGGACGTTGAACCCGGTGCCGCTGGCCAGCGTGGCGTCCGCAAACTCCACGGCCAGGAAGACCACGGCCGGCTGGTTCGCGGCGGCGATCGTCCCGTAGTCCATCGCCGCGATGCGGGCCGTGCGCGCCTGCTGGTCCCGCATCTCGGCGGCCAACGGCGCCACGTCGCCACCACGCGCCTGCTGCGCCCGCAGCTCCGAGGCGATGCGCTCCGTCTCAGCCCGCGCGGCCGCCAGCGAGGCGTCGGCGATGCCCGTCTCCTCCAGCTTGCGCTCCAGCGCGCGGGACAGCGAATCATTGGCCGCCAGCAGCGCCTGCAACTGCGCGCGGCCCTCGGCGGCCGTCTTCTGCGTCATCCACACGGCGGCCCCGGCGCCGACGATGACGACTGCCGTCAGTCCGATCACGAATCGCTTCAGCGCGCCCGTCTGTTTCTCCACCGCCATCGCCACGCGGACTTCCGTCCCCAAGCGGCCCTGGCCCTGCTTGGGCGCGCCCTTGGATGGCGTGGAGAGCTTGGTGGACGGTGCGGCGCCCGCGGCGGCCGAGGCCGCCACGCGGAACTCCGCAGTCGGACCCTCGCCGCCGAAGCGGATGACGTCGCCGTCCTTGAGCTCGTGCTCGCCGCTCAGGCGCTTGTCATTCACGAAAGTGCCGTTGGTGGAACCGATATCCACCAGCAGGTGCCGGCCCTCCACCGCCCGGATCTCCGCGTGCCGCGACGAGACCTCGAGATCGCGGTCCACGTCGAAGCGCAGGTCGTTGATCGGATGTCGCCCGATGGCCACCACTGCCTTGTCGAAGCGTTCGCGTGCCCCGCTTCGTGCGCCGCTGGTGATGCGGAGCTCGATAGCCATCAGTCGCGCAGCCAGCTGATCAACATCATCAGGATGACGATCCCGGTCAGCGCGCCAAAGAACCAACGCAGCGTACTCACGGGAATTCGCCCACCGGCCGGCACCTTCGGCTCCGGCGCCGGCGCGATGCGCACCGTCGGGCCGTCACCCGCGCGGCCGACCACCTGCGCCCCCTGCGGCTTCACGGGCTCGAGTTCGAGCGTCGGTATCTCCGACTCGTCCATCGTCGGCTCGTCCTCGTCCACGGCGCTGAGCTGCGGGATCGACGCGCGGTCGATCGGTACCGTCGCCCGCTCCTGCGAGCCGCGATACACGCGGTGCTCCGGCGCCTCGCCCCCCTGCGTCGGCAACCCGTCTCCCTCGAAGCGCGCCGCCACCACCGTGATGTTGTCCGGGCCACCCGCCTCGTTGGCGAGGTCGATCAGGCGCCGACAGACATCGACGAGGTCCTTCTCCTCCCGCACCACCTGCGCGATCTCCGGCGCCCGCACCTGGCCCGAGAGCCCGTCCGAGCAGAGGATCAGCACGTCGCCCCGCATCACCTGCTGCGAGGTCAGATCCACCTTGATGCGCGGTTCCGGTCCCAGCGCCTGCAGGATGATGTTGCGCCGTTCGCTCACCTCGGCTTCCTCCGGCGTCATCTCGCCGGCCTCGATGAGCTTCTGCATCAACGACTGGTCCTTCGTGATCTGGATGGCCTCGCCGTTGCGCACGATGTAGCCGCGCGAGTCGCCCACTTGGCAGAGGTACAGCGAATCGCCGAGGAAGCCGGCGATGGTCGCGGTCGTGCCCATCCCCCGGTTCTCCGGATGCTGCTGCGCGTAGCTGTGGATGGACGAGTTGGCCGAGTCCGTCGCGCCCTTGAGCGCGTGCGCAAAGGTCTCTGCGTCGGTGGCCTGCACGTTGCGCCAGCGCTGGTCGAGTTCGCGGAGGATGACCTCGACGGCCATCGAGCTGGCGATCTCGCCGGCGGCCGCGCCGCCCATGCCGTCGGCGACCATGAACAGCGTGCCGCGCTCGCCGGCGGTGTGCGTGCGCACTTCCGGCTGCAACGACGCATTGAACGTCGTCAGGTCCGCGACCGCGAAGGTGTCCTCGTTGTGCTCACGCGTGCGACCGACATCCGTGCGTCCGAAGACGTGGATGGTGACCGTGCCGCCGGAAGGGGAGTTGCCCGTCACGGAGTGGGAGTGCAGGGAGGGAGGACAGGGGACCCGCACATTCTATGTGCGGGGCCACGGGGCCGCGAGGCGATGGGTGACGGGGGGATGGTGATGTTGGTCACGGAGGGCACCCGTAGGCGGTGCGCATCTGCCGTGCCATCCCTTTCTCGAGGTCCGAGAGCGACGAGGCCAGCACCTGGGGCGCGTGGCGGCAGACACCGACGTCGTCATCGCGCAGCAGGGCGGCGTAGAAGAGCACGAACTGCGCGTTCTCGAGCTTGGTGCCCGAGAGGCGATCGAGCATCGGTTCCACTTCACGCCTCGCGCGCTGCCCGAGCACCGGCGCATCGGCGCTGTCCACGTTGCCGAGGAAGCGGTCGCGCCAGGTCTGCAGCAACTCCGCATCCACGTCGCGCGCGGGGGTGGTGCCCGGTGTCGTAGTCGGCGTCGTGCCCGGATTCCCCGCCGGCCGCGTATTCGTCTCCGGAACCTTGGTCCCACCGTCCAGCGGCCTGTTCATGTTCTGTGTGCCACCACCCGCAGGCGGCACTGGGGCCCCGCCTGCCTGCGAGTCCGGCGCTTGCGCCGTGTTTGTCTGCGCGCCAGGCGTCGCGGTCGATGGGTCCGTCCCCGGCTTCGCAAACTGCGAGTACCCGAAGTAGCCCAACACCGCCACGGCCGCCACGCCGCCGATCATCGGCACGAGCTTGGACTTCTTCTCCGGCACCACCGGCGTCGCCGACGACGCCCGGTCCGGAGACTTCGGCGCCACGCGCGTCGCCGGCATCGCCGCCGTCTTCGCACTCTGTCGCACCGGCGGCGCACCGGCAGACGCCGACTGCGCCCCGATCACCGCCGTCGCGCCCGCCGTCGCCGCCACCGACGGCATCGCACTCAGCGCCTCGGCAAAGTCGCGCCCGAACGTCGCCGCACTCTGGTAGCGCTCGGCAGCATCGCGCGCCAAGGCCTTGTCGAGCACCGACTGCACCTGCGCCGGCCACGCGATGTCACTGCGCATCTCGGCCAATGTCCGCGGCCGATCCGTCAGGCGCATGATCATCGCCTCCTGCGCCGTCTCGCTCGGGAAGGGCAGCGTGCCCGTCAGCGCATTGAACGCCACCAGCGCCAGCGAATAGATGTCGCTGCGCCCGTCGAGCTTGTCGCCCGACAACTGTTCGGGACTCATGTACTCGGGCGTCCCGACCACCAGGCCGGTCTTCGTCACCTTCTGCGCATCACTGGAACTCGCCTTCGCGATGCCGAAGTCCACGACCTTCACGAGGTCCGAGCCATCACGGTTCTTGGCGACCATGATGTTGTCGGGCTTCAGGTCGCGATGCACGATCCCCGC
This window of the Gemmatimonadaceae bacterium genome carries:
- the ggt gene encoding gamma-glutamyltransferase — encoded protein: MLAFFRGMRRPGALLLAATFALTACRSTSSTTDARYSGTFPGGWRLNDVKEASFGASAMVSSNSDLASEAGKEILEAGGNAVDAAVAVGFALAVTYPFAGNIGGGGFMTIRMADGRTAALDYREIAPLAATRDMYVDSMGKLTDRSVVGHLASGVPGAVAGMNAALERFGTMRLAQVMAPAIRLARDGFAVDSALFRSLRGSQERLCRFAGCALFYPGGAPVPPGGMLVQSDLARSLQLIADQGPKAFYDGPVGQTIVDEMQRGGGIITREDLRRYEAKWREPVISTYRGYTLITMPPASSGGITMTESFNILEQFAPLPPFGTAQYVHLLAETFRRSFMDRNAKLADADFVPVPRDELTSKDYAAKLASDINPRKASETPAFDAAPEPEHTTHYSVVDAKGNAVATTTTINGGYGSAVWVPGGGFFMNNEMDDFAAQPGTANMFGLVQGEANAIQPSKRMLSAMSPTIVLDREGQVLLVVGAAGGPTIITATSQVILNVIEHGMSLVDAMRAPRMHHQALPDAIRYEAQGFAPRELRRLERMGHTLTMQQGIANVNAVMRVPGGWHGVHEPRGSGGAVGY
- the murQ gene encoding N-acetylmuramic acid 6-phosphate etherase, producing MAALQTAAAPRRRNRVRRLITPDNLGRRSPPRHRAHPDSPIVLDPRVTERRNPRSADIDLASPLEIVDLMNAEDRTVADAVATQREAIASAIALVEQAFRAGHRLYYVGAGTSGRLGVLDASECPPTFGSDPELVQGIIAGGPAALTRSQEGAEDRLEDAARDLTAAGVAAGDVVIGIAASGTTPYVRASLRHAKGIGAHPVILACSPPPADALADCEIAILPITGPEVVTGSTRLKAGTATKLVLNTITTGAMIRIGKTYGNLMVDLKATNDKLRDRAVRMVLTLCGGSRDGARELLGRADGSVKLALVMQKLGVSADEARAKLEQAGGVVRRVILDAPPAVERE
- a CDS encoding anhydro-N-acetylmuramic acid kinase, coding for MIGDVLVGLMSGTSLDGITAAVVRFEEDEQGNPSPSLLAHVTRPYAAAERARLAAALSGVSPAEYAALDFALGGWLAEAALAAVAESGVAREDIRAIASHGHTVWHSPREATWQFGQPAVIAERLGVDVIADFRVRDVAAGGEGAPLVPIADAMLFSRDDGWRLLQNLGGIGNVTVLPPRASGDDALTAVRAFDTGPGVCVIDGVVRLLRPEMDFDRDGKLAAAGRPIESVVEFLLADPWFDAPPPKSTGRERFTAAYIADVIARCRSAKPHCSDEDIVATATWLTARSIARAVERFVPQPVADVLLSGGGARNPALREAIAMSLSPRLVRPFGELYFDGDAKEAVAFAFLGWLHLRGLPGNVVGATGARGPRVLGARYPA
- a CDS encoding serine/threonine protein kinase, whose translation is MTDDFTQTLQDALAPGYTLERELSGGGMSRVFVATDTALGRKVVVKVLPPELAAGVNHERFRREIQVAAQLQHPHIVPLLSAGEQGALIWYTMPYINGHSLRDALARGETYSPKDVIRLMREVAEGLEYAHGLGVVHRDIKPGNVLVQGTHALVTDFGVSKAISAAMPTSGYTSAGMAIGTPAYMAPEQIAADPAADHRMDLYALGLLAYELLSGKVPFKEASPQQTMAAQLTRDPEPIEKIRPDVPAPLAALVRQLLAKLPSERPASAQAVVEALDGIPLSGETAAFRAMPRPRRQRAQTAVAALVGLALVAAAWAMGQRQGSEAVVTQLRDSLAAAESLQAWAPTAALLTREDSIAIANAVSERMAARPTPTTTRGRRDDARNNLLVADSIRVQVQRMVLDSLLRRQALDAAEAQEVAAGVNAALQVAGNVLSTVVPEVAETPRVGVRDGPRDGPREGATAFRLAPPEVREPPLLRGPRRVVIAPPRSSRGRPDLDAVAATLVDTLRRAIDTHPRYVAVAQDSVTAALASSRTVNAVQERLDADLIISFTLIPARDSVVRLVQIRDLTAARGFEMRVVSTTVPASDPAGGLDRLVPMTLRTMQQLERETARQTLRPRDPQPPREAPKP
- a CDS encoding trypsin-like peptidase domain-containing protein gives rise to the protein MAIELRITSGARSGARERFDKAVVAIGRHPINDLRFDVDRDLEVSSRHAEIRAVEGRHLLVDIGSTNGTFVNDKRLSGEHELKDGDVIRFGGEGPTAEFRVAASAAAGAAPSTKLSTPSKGAPKQGQGRLGTEVRVAMAVEKQTGALKRFVIGLTAVVIVGAGAAVWMTQKTAAEGRAQLQALLAANDSLSRALERKLEETGIADASLAAARAETERIASELRAQQARGGDVAPLAAEMRDQQARTARIAAMDYGTIAAANQPAVVFLAVEFADATLASGTGFNVLESGLIVTNRHVVQREDGTRAQRIAVAFDGTSGEWKRASIELVSATDEIALLRITTSGRYPVVRGVARNGAATRLGAPAAILGYPLGTGLEGMGGNINTLRPTATLSVGTVSRILAETVQLDAFAAQGSSGSPVFDSNGHVMGVIYGGATESGGRIVYAVPSSRLASMLPMDALEILR
- a CDS encoding Stp1/IreP family PP2C-type Ser/Thr phosphatase; the encoded protein is MTGNSPSGGTVTIHVFGRTDVGRTREHNEDTFAVADLTTFNASLQPEVRTHTAGERGTLFMVADGMGGAAAGEIASSMAVEVILRELDQRWRNVQATDAETFAHALKGATDSANSSIHSYAQQHPENRGMGTTATIAGFLGDSLYLCQVGDSRGYIVRNGEAIQITKDQSLMQKLIEAGEMTPEEAEVSERRNIILQALGPEPRIKVDLTSQQVMRGDVLILCSDGLSGQVRAPEIAQVVREEKDLVDVCRRLIDLANEAGGPDNITVVAARFEGDGLPTQGGEAPEHRVYRGSQERATVPIDRASIPQLSAVDEDEPTMDESEIPTLELEPVKPQGAQVVGRAGDGPTVRIAPAPEPKVPAGGRIPVSTLRWFFGALTGIVILMMLISWLRD
- a CDS encoding protein kinase, with product MSEQKVCPTCGTEYPLSERFCPRDGTALRSSNASGDLLGSVIADRYHIMKKLGEGGMGTVYLAEHVKMGRKSALKVMNPGMNSDPDAIARFNREASNASRLSHPNICGIYDFGETSEGLIYLAMEFIEGKPLTDFIEEGNGLEPARAASIVHQTADALQVAHDAGIVHRDLKPDNIMVAKNRDGSDLVKVVDFGIAKASSSDAQKVTKTGLVVGTPEYMSPEQLSGDKLDGRSDIYSLALVAFNALTGTLPFPSETAQEAMIMRLTDRPRTLAEMRSDIAWPAQVQSVLDKALARDAAERYQSAATFGRDFAEALSAMPSVAATAGATAVIGAQSASAGAPPVRQSAKTAAMPATRVAPKSPDRASSATPVVPEKKSKLVPMIGGVAAVAVLGYFGYSQFAKPGTDPSTATPGAQTNTAQAPDSQAGGAPVPPAGGGTQNMNRPLDGGTKVPETNTRPAGNPGTTPTTTPGTTPARDVDAELLQTWRDRFLGNVDSADAPVLGQRARREVEPMLDRLSGTKLENAQFVLFYAALLRDDDVGVCRHAPQVLASSLSDLEKGMARQMRTAYGCPP